One part of the Candidatus Kouleothrix ribensis genome encodes these proteins:
- a CDS encoding LCP family protein has translation MLEYAQAQPANVRRCTASVLHTQPDLPRMTAMDCTEARHLLERGIIPGSATPERAALGFHLVGCPACRSYRQMLEQRFLNDLLLQAEPLPIAPPAAPVARPPTAKVVALAATAPRRPWRARAAHSLWYIGVAMLAALPLTVVAIIGWAALTSFRIHQNVQAMIVTTETPDAPAALVSTATPLPTATLLPTMPPATPTLVPPTATPLPTVPPATPTPAAPAAGAPATVLLLGSDQRPGEHDPSRTDAIIVARIDPQAQRVALLSLPRDLWVPIPGYGQTRINAAHVWGQVYEDPEGGIGLARKTVSNLLGIPIDYTVYVDFAGFIGAIDALGGVTVDVDKELYDANFPTMDYGYTVAHFLPGPQQMDGATALMYSRIRHPDSDFARMHRQQAVLAGVLATLRGQNALQDLGRLEGVTAALRDYVKTDMPEQRLLGLAWALRTLDPQAIEHYALEANMITFGVGDDQYAEVALPGTLERLAQQLLGP, from the coding sequence ATGCTAGAATACGCCCAGGCACAGCCTGCGAATGTCAGGAGATGCACCGCCTCGGTTCTGCATACGCAACCTGATCTTCCGAGGATGACGGCTATGGATTGTACTGAGGCGCGCCACCTCCTAGAGCGTGGCATCATTCCAGGCTCGGCCACACCCGAGCGTGCTGCACTGGGGTTTCACCTGGTTGGCTGCCCGGCCTGCCGCAGCTATCGCCAGATGCTCGAGCAGCGCTTTCTGAACGACTTACTGCTGCAGGCCGAGCCGCTGCCGATCGCCCCGCCCGCCGCCCCAGTCGCCCGCCCACCTACCGCTAAAGTTGTTGCCCTGGCTGCCACCGCCCCGCGCCGGCCCTGGCGTGCCCGCGCGGCACACTCGCTCTGGTATATTGGCGTGGCCATGCTGGCTGCGCTCCCGCTGACGGTGGTGGCGATCATCGGGTGGGCCGCACTGACCAGCTTCCGCATTCACCAGAATGTGCAAGCGATGATTGTGACGACGGAGACGCCTGACGCGCCGGCAGCGCTCGTCTCAACCGCCACGCCGCTGCCCACCGCCACGCTGCTGCCCACCATGCCGCCGGCCACGCCCACGCTCGTGCCACCAACCGCCACGCCGCTGCCCACTGTGCCGCCGGCTACGCCCACACCAGCGGCGCCGGCCGCCGGCGCCCCCGCCACGGTGCTGCTGCTCGGCAGCGACCAGCGGCCGGGTGAGCACGACCCATCGCGCACCGACGCGATCATCGTGGCGCGGATCGACCCGCAGGCCCAGCGCGTGGCGCTGCTCTCGCTGCCGCGCGACCTGTGGGTGCCTATCCCTGGCTATGGGCAGACCCGGATCAATGCCGCGCATGTGTGGGGCCAGGTATACGAAGACCCCGAGGGCGGGATCGGGCTGGCGCGTAAGACCGTGAGCAACCTGCTCGGCATCCCGATCGACTACACCGTCTATGTCGATTTTGCCGGCTTCATCGGCGCGATCGACGCGCTTGGCGGCGTGACGGTTGATGTCGATAAAGAGCTGTACGACGCCAACTTCCCCACCATGGACTACGGCTATACCGTGGCGCATTTCCTGCCTGGCCCGCAGCAGATGGACGGCGCGACGGCGCTGATGTACAGCCGCATTCGCCACCCCGACAGCGACTTTGCGCGCATGCATCGCCAGCAGGCCGTGCTGGCCGGTGTGCTGGCAACCCTGCGTGGCCAGAATGCCCTGCAGGATCTTGGCCGGCTCGAAGGAGTGACGGCCGCGCTGCGCGACTATGTCAAAACCGACATGCCCGAGCAGCGCTTGCTTGGCCTGGCCTGGGCCTTACGCACGCTCGACCCCCAGGCGATCGAGCATTACGCGCTCGAGGCCAACATGATCACATTCGGCGTCGGCGATGATCAGTATGCCGAGGTTGCGCTGCCCGGCACGCTCGAGCGGCTGGCCCAGCAGCTGCTTGGCCCCTGA
- a CDS encoding MarR family transcriptional regulator, translated as MTQRTAQATRIEAIDRLFRELTWHGQKHAIQTLTRPEIGLTMPQMITLLSIHTSGSCRMGELADATQQSGGTLTGIVDRLIVDGLVERVRSANDRRVIEVTLTSTGKARVDEVLTARESDMQRILAGFNDQQLEQFELLLKQFLQGLHGATDTISQPARELGA; from the coding sequence ATGACTCAACGAACCGCGCAGGCAACGCGTATCGAGGCGATCGACCGCCTTTTTCGCGAGCTGACATGGCATGGCCAAAAGCATGCGATTCAGACGCTGACCCGCCCAGAGATCGGCCTGACCATGCCGCAGATGATCACGCTGCTGTCGATCCACACCAGCGGATCGTGCCGTATGGGCGAACTTGCCGACGCGACCCAGCAATCGGGCGGTACGCTCACGGGCATCGTCGATCGCCTGATCGTCGACGGGCTAGTCGAGCGCGTGCGTAGCGCCAATGATCGCCGCGTGATCGAGGTGACACTGACCAGCACCGGCAAGGCACGTGTAGACGAAGTGCTCACGGCGCGCGAGTCCGATATGCAGCGCATCCTGGCCGGCTTCAACGACCAACAGCTCGAGCAGTTCGAGCTGCTCTTGAAGCAGTTCCTACAAGGGTTGCATGGCGCCACCGACACGATCAGCCAGCCGGCGCGCGAGCTTGGCGCATAG
- a CDS encoding HlyD family efflux transporter periplasmic adaptor subunit: MLELFRGAALPRRRALLTSLGLLAVIGLCALGVYLWRASSAPARRSYSLIYPHYDTLTATVNATGQLEPAQVVTLSFASPGRVTEVLVKVGDLVAPGAVLARLDTRDLQLRVAQAAAQLRQIQASRDKVAAGATPAERAAAEAQLAQANAQLRQTQGSVTAADLRAAEAQLAQAQAQLARLTGGPQSTDLRSAEAQLAQAQANLQTQRNQLSAGKTNAELQVQQATSALTQAQSRYATALQNWQYVQDTGNDPLTPTVPDSTRPGQSKPNTLNDAQRQRYYDAFVQAEAALHSAEQSVQQALVAADNARQAEVSGIQAAEQQVALAQASLDKLRAGAEPDQLAAARAQVASALANLNKLRGDQRGGALAAAQAGVAQAQANLERIVGGPQPSDLAVAAAQVQSAQATLELAQLALDQATLTAPFAGVVAEINLRPGEAPGATRAPLVLADLSSYHVDVTVDEIDVSRIAAGQPVTLTLDALPDAALPGVVEAISPLSSAGAAVTSYQVRVTTSAQQPQLRAGMSANADIVVARKPNVLVAPRRAVRNDRGRLIVDVPRDQSLCLLPAEQRPAAIDLEQREVKTGLSNEQVIEIAAGLDDRSCIYVEGIDARLNVLFGPPPGVRR; this comes from the coding sequence ATGCTTGAGCTGTTTCGTGGCGCCGCGCTGCCGCGCCGCCGCGCCTTGCTCACCAGCCTGGGCCTGCTGGCCGTAATCGGGCTGTGCGCACTGGGCGTGTATCTATGGCGCGCCAGCAGCGCACCGGCCAGGCGCAGCTATAGCCTGATCTACCCACACTACGACACCCTGACCGCGACGGTGAATGCGACCGGGCAGCTCGAGCCCGCCCAGGTGGTGACGCTGAGCTTCGCCAGCCCTGGCCGGGTGACCGAGGTGCTGGTGAAGGTGGGCGACCTGGTGGCGCCGGGCGCAGTGCTGGCCCGGCTCGACACGCGCGACCTGCAGCTGCGGGTGGCCCAGGCCGCCGCGCAGCTACGCCAGATTCAGGCCAGCCGCGACAAAGTCGCTGCCGGTGCGACGCCGGCCGAGCGCGCCGCCGCCGAGGCCCAGCTGGCCCAGGCCAACGCGCAGCTACGCCAGACGCAGGGTAGCGTCACCGCCGCTGATCTACGCGCGGCCGAGGCCCAGCTGGCCCAGGCCCAGGCTCAACTGGCCCGGCTAACCGGCGGGCCGCAGAGCACCGATCTACGCAGCGCCGAGGCCCAGCTGGCCCAGGCTCAGGCGAACTTGCAAACCCAGCGCAACCAGCTCTCGGCGGGCAAGACCAACGCCGAGCTACAGGTACAGCAGGCCACCAGCGCGCTGACCCAGGCGCAATCGCGCTATGCGACTGCGCTGCAGAACTGGCAGTATGTGCAAGACACCGGCAACGACCCGCTCACGCCCACGGTGCCCGACTCGACCCGGCCCGGCCAGAGCAAGCCCAACACGCTGAACGATGCCCAGCGCCAGCGCTACTACGACGCATTTGTGCAGGCCGAGGCGGCCCTGCACAGCGCCGAGCAGTCGGTGCAGCAGGCGCTGGTAGCGGCCGATAACGCGCGCCAGGCCGAGGTCAGCGGCATCCAGGCGGCCGAGCAACAGGTCGCGCTGGCGCAGGCCAGCCTCGACAAACTGCGCGCCGGCGCCGAGCCCGACCAGCTGGCGGCAGCGCGCGCCCAGGTGGCCAGCGCGCTGGCGAACCTGAACAAGTTGCGCGGCGACCAGCGTGGCGGCGCGCTCGCAGCGGCGCAGGCCGGGGTCGCCCAGGCCCAGGCCAACCTCGAGCGCATCGTAGGTGGCCCGCAGCCGAGCGACCTGGCGGTGGCTGCGGCGCAGGTGCAGAGCGCCCAGGCTACGCTCGAGCTGGCCCAGCTGGCGCTGGATCAGGCCACGCTGACCGCGCCATTCGCCGGCGTGGTGGCCGAAATCAACCTGCGGCCGGGCGAGGCACCCGGCGCCACGCGGGCGCCCCTGGTGCTGGCCGACCTCTCGAGCTACCACGTTGATGTAACCGTAGACGAAATCGACGTCTCGCGGATCGCTGCCGGCCAGCCGGTGACACTCACACTCGACGCGCTGCCCGACGCTGCACTGCCCGGCGTAGTCGAAGCGATCAGCCCGCTCTCATCTGCCGGCGCCGCTGTAACATCGTACCAGGTGCGGGTGACGACCAGCGCGCAGCAGCCCCAATTACGCGCGGGGATGTCGGCCAACGCCGATATTGTGGTGGCGCGCAAGCCGAACGTGCTGGTGGCGCCGCGCCGTGCCGTGCGCAACGACCGCGGCCGCTTGATCGTTGACGTCCCGCGCGACCAATCGCTGTGCCTGCTGCCGGCCGAGCAACGCCCAGCCGCGATCGACCTCGAGCAGCGCGAGGTAAAGACCGGCCTGAGCAACGAGCAGGTGATCGAGATCGCCGCCGGGCTCGACGACCGCAGCTGCATCTATGTCGAGGGCATCGACGCGCGCTTGAACGTCCTGTTCGGCCCGCCGCCGGGCGTACGCCGCTAA
- a CDS encoding ABC transporter permease, with translation MNLLESIRIAFASLLANKLRAILTMLGIIIGVGAVITLLALGGAIQNLVTAQLQGLGSNLVFVFAGTNDPDQNRRVPPELTNADVAALADPLNVPAAAAVCGSLTRGALLGYAGAGFDGRVAGVSSNYLQVRSAKVELGSFFDQQAIEARSRVAVLGANVRTTLFRDDDPIGRRIRINDISFEVIGVMAAKGGNFGPSEDDQVFVPLSTAQLRLFPPPAGTINRVQVSVIYIQAIDAASIDTVIDQASALLRQRHGLTYQDSNFTLVTQEDLIASFGTITGALTAFLGAIAAISLLVGGIGIMNIMLVSVTERTREIGLRKAVGARRRDIRTQFLIEALVLSLTGGLLGITLGFVLSIAGTYLLRRLAADATARVQLDAVLLATITSVAVGLIFGMYPAIRASRLSPIDALRYE, from the coding sequence ATGAACCTACTCGAATCCATCCGCATCGCCTTCGCCAGCCTGCTGGCCAATAAACTGCGCGCGATTCTGACCATGCTCGGCATTATCATTGGCGTCGGCGCGGTGATTACCCTGCTGGCGCTCGGCGGCGCAATCCAAAACCTGGTGACGGCCCAGCTACAGGGGCTTGGCTCGAACCTGGTGTTCGTGTTCGCCGGCACCAACGACCCCGACCAGAACCGGCGAGTGCCGCCCGAGCTGACGAATGCCGATGTGGCCGCGCTGGCCGACCCACTGAATGTGCCGGCGGCGGCGGCGGTGTGTGGCTCGCTGACCCGCGGCGCACTCCTGGGCTATGCCGGGGCCGGCTTCGATGGGCGCGTGGCCGGCGTGAGCAGCAACTACCTTCAGGTGCGCAGCGCCAAAGTCGAGCTAGGCAGCTTCTTCGACCAGCAGGCGATCGAGGCCCGCTCGCGCGTGGCCGTGCTGGGCGCGAACGTGCGCACCACGCTGTTTCGCGACGACGACCCGATCGGGCGGCGCATCCGGATCAACGACATCAGCTTCGAAGTGATCGGCGTCATGGCCGCCAAAGGCGGCAACTTTGGCCCAAGCGAGGACGACCAGGTATTCGTGCCGCTCTCGACTGCCCAGCTGCGCCTGTTCCCGCCGCCGGCCGGCACGATCAACCGCGTGCAGGTGAGCGTAATATACATCCAGGCGATCGACGCAGCCAGCATCGACACAGTGATCGACCAGGCCAGCGCGCTATTACGCCAGCGCCACGGCCTGACCTACCAGGACAGTAACTTTACGCTGGTGACCCAGGAAGACCTGATCGCCTCGTTCGGCACGATCACCGGCGCGCTGACCGCGTTCCTGGGCGCGATTGCGGCGATCTCGCTGCTGGTGGGCGGCATCGGCATCATGAACATCATGCTGGTGAGCGTAACCGAACGCACGCGCGAGATCGGCCTGCGCAAGGCGGTGGGCGCACGCCGGCGCGACATTCGCACGCAGTTCCTGATCGAGGCGCTGGTGCTGAGCCTGACCGGTGGCCTGCTGGGGATCACGCTCGGCTTTGTGCTCTCGATTGCCGGCACCTACCTGCTGCGGCGGCTAGCCGCCGACGCCACCGCGCGCGTGCAGCTCGACGCAGTGCTACTGGCCACGATCACATCGGTGGCGGTCGGGCTAATCTTCGGCATGTACCCGGCCATCCGCGCCTCGCGGCTCAGCCCGATCGACGCGCTGCGTTACGAGTAG
- a CDS encoding isocitrate dehydrogenase, giving the protein MSKTIVVLEGDQTGQELLEEALRVLDPGVIGVDLRFERFDLSLEQRRTTHNQVVHAAAEAMLQAGLGLKAATITPEAQGDVGSPNAILREHVDGTVIVRTGRRIPGVRPVGGVYAPISVIRMAVGDAYGAKEWREGQGLDEVAYRTEHITRRHCRAVSEYAFRHAAKLHAKVFGGPKYTVSPVYEGMLKEEMDEAAHRHPGVKYDPQLIDATYALLLGNMGDAMVIPTLNRDGDCMSDLVLQMFGSIAGSESLLLGFDDQWNTRVVMAEAPHGTAPALFGKNLANPMAMILAGGSLLSYIGGDASIVARAISEAVFEAVYDGVRTADLQGHATTSAFTDEVIKRVRTKLAVWPSISSQ; this is encoded by the coding sequence ATGAGCAAGACGATCGTAGTGCTCGAAGGCGACCAGACTGGCCAGGAGCTGCTCGAGGAGGCGCTGCGCGTGCTCGACCCAGGTGTCATCGGCGTCGACCTGCGCTTCGAGCGCTTCGACCTGAGCCTCGAGCAGCGGCGCACCACGCACAACCAGGTAGTACACGCAGCTGCCGAAGCCATGCTACAGGCTGGCCTGGGCCTCAAGGCCGCGACAATCACCCCCGAAGCCCAGGGCGATGTAGGCAGCCCAAACGCGATTCTGCGCGAGCATGTCGATGGCACGGTGATCGTGCGCACCGGCCGGCGCATTCCCGGCGTACGCCCGGTTGGCGGCGTCTACGCGCCGATCTCGGTCATTCGCATGGCTGTGGGCGATGCCTACGGCGCCAAGGAGTGGCGCGAGGGCCAGGGGCTCGACGAGGTGGCCTATCGCACCGAGCACATCACCCGCCGCCACTGCCGGGCTGTGTCGGAATACGCCTTTCGCCACGCTGCCAAGCTGCACGCCAAGGTCTTCGGCGGGCCGAAATATACCGTCAGCCCGGTGTACGAGGGCATGCTCAAAGAGGAAATGGACGAGGCCGCCCACCGTCACCCCGGCGTCAAATACGACCCTCAGCTGATCGATGCGACCTACGCGCTGCTGCTCGGCAACATGGGCGATGCTATGGTCATCCCGACGCTCAACCGCGACGGCGACTGTATGAGCGACCTGGTGTTGCAGATGTTCGGCTCGATCGCCGGCTCGGAGTCGCTCCTGCTTGGCTTCGACGACCAATGGAATACGCGCGTGGTGATGGCCGAGGCGCCGCACGGCACTGCGCCGGCATTGTTCGGCAAGAACCTGGCCAACCCCATGGCCATGATCCTGGCGGGCGGCTCGTTGCTCTCCTACATCGGCGGGGACGCGTCCATAGTCGCGCGTGCAATCTCCGAGGCAGTGTTCGAGGCCGTTTACGACGGAGTGCGCACCGCCGATCTGCAGGGCCACGCCACCACCAGCGCGTTCACCGACGAGGTGATCAAGCGCGTGCGCACGAAATTGGCCGTGTGGCCCTCGATCAGCTCGCAGTAG